ACCGATCCGGTCAGCCTGCTGAGCACTTGGGAACTGACGCAGATCGAGGATTTGTTACGGCAGTCACAATGAGTCGAGGCAATAGGCTTGTCCGATGATGGCACTCTGCCCATAATTCGCCCCTCTTTTCTGCACGCAAGGAAATGCCGTGAAAAAATCTCTGCTGCTCGTCCCGCTGCTGGCCCTGTTGCTTCAAGGTTGTGGCGTGACCATGACCCGCTACGAGCCAAGTTACGACAACGTCCAGAAGCTCAAGCAGACACCGTCGCTGCACGCGATCAGCAACCCGCAAGTGACAGCGGCGCCGGGAGAAGGCTCGCTGACGGTACGGGCCAACCCGATCAGTTCGCCGACTGGCAGCATTCCGGCGCATATCCAGGACGCCATCACCGAGGAACTGCGCAAGGCTGGCCTGCTCGACCCGAGCGCGTCGCGCCAGTTGCAAGTGCTGGTGCTGAAAAACCAGTTGAACGCCGGCATGGGTTCCGGTGATGGCACTATTGCTGCGCGCTTCACCCTGCGCAACGGCAACGACGTAGTGTACGACGCCACCAAGGATGTCAGCCACGCGTGGAGCAGCAGCTTCTTCGGCGCAATCGCGATTCCCAAAGCTGCCAATGCCTACAACCCGATGCTGAAGGACTTGCTGAAGGATCTCTACAGCGATCCGCAGTTCATCCAGGCCCTGAAGTAAGGGCAAAAAAAGAGCCGCGATTGCGGCTCTTTTTTTCACTGCCCATTCGTGTGGACGGGTCAGATACCCGAATATTTCGGACGGTTGCTGTCGGCCCATTCTTTGAGCAACGCGTTGACCTGACGAGTGAAGGTATCGGTCACTGCTGCTTTCGGCGTGTTGAACGCCAGAGGGAGGAACCAGATGCCCATCCAAGTGCCAACCGCGTCATGGTTGCTTGCGGTGGACAGCGGCTGACCTTGCTGATCGAGCGTTTCCAGGCTCATGGTGTATTGGTCGGTGGCGTAGGCCGGAATAATCGTCATGCTCAGACCGCTGATGAATGCCAGCACCATCTCACCGCCATTGGGCGGATGGTTGTACATTTTCAGGCGCAGGCTGTAGTCGCCAGGTTGTTTCTCGAACTCGTCAAAAGTCACTCGACCAAACAGGCCGGAATCCTTCAGGACTGTTTGCAATTGCGGTTTGAGCATATCCCGCGCTTGCGGCATTTCCACGGCGGAAGCGCTTTTCGGCTCGCCCTGATAGAAGTCGAAGTGCACAAAAACGTTAGGCTTGTTGGCATAACTGGCCATCGACGGCAGTGTGACTGGCGCCACTTCGTCCTGGGTGAAACTGGCACAACCGCCCAGCGTAAGCACCAGACCCAGCGCAAGGATTTTCCCGAGATGCATTATGTCGTCCCTAAAATGATATCAAATAGCCTCCATTGCGGAGTGCCGGGGCGGATTCTAGTGATCGCCCGCGCTCGGGAAAAGACCTGATTCGGGAAAACCTGAAAATAGTACCGGTTCAGCCCTGCCGCAGGTCCAGCACATACGTGTAATACCCGGTGTCACGTACCCAACCGAGGGACTCGTACAAACCTTGGGCCGTGAAGTTGTCAGTGGCGGTTTCCAACACCAGCCCCTTGGCGCCGGTTTCCAAGGCGAAGTCGCGTGCGGTGTTCATCAGCAATCGCCCGACTCCACGACCTCGGGCGGCCGGCGTGGTGAACAGGTCGCTGAGCAGCCAGGTGCGGTGGGCGTCTATCGAAGAAAATGTCGGGTACAGTTGCACGAACCCCAGCGCTTCGCCGCGTTCATCCTCCACCAGAAAAATCGCCGATTCGTTGCCGGCCATGCGCTCGGCGATAAAGGCTCGCGATTGTGCCAGGTTCGACGGCTGGCCATAGAAACCGCGATAGCCGTCGAACAGTTTGGCCACCGCATCCAGATGTTCCGCGTGGGCGCGCAGTGCCTGAAGGCTCATATCCCCTCCCCGATCGATTCCATTGGTTGCACCAGCATAGCGCTGTCCGTCGAGTTCGCTGGCCTAACCGCTGTATAGTTTTGTATATTGCGAACCCGAAATGGCCAGACCTTCCATGCCGTCCATGAGCAGCATCCGCGAACGCAACCAGCAACAGATCCTCAAAGCCGCCAGCGAAGAGTTTGCCGCCAACGGTTTCGACGCGACCCAGACCCGCGACATCGCGTCCCGCGCCGGGGTGCCCAAGGCCAATCTTTACTACTACTTCCAGAGCAAGGAAAACCTCTACGGCAAAGTGCTGCTCGGCTTCGTCGAGCCGCTGCTGGAAGCCTCGGCGGTACTGCGCGAAAGTGACGACCCGCTGATCGGCCTGCGCGCCTACGTCGCGGCACGCATCCGCATCGCCCGCGAGCATCCGGCGATTGCCAAGGTGTTCAGTGGTGAACTGCTGCTGGGCGGTCGCCAGTTGCCGGATGAATGCCGCGACCTACTGCACGCGGAAGCCCGGCGCAATGTCGAGTGTTTGCGCAGTTGGATCGAGCGCGGCTTGCTGGCGCCGGTAGACCCCGAGCATTTGATGCTGTTCATCTGGTCGGCGACGCGCACCTACACCAACATTGGCTGGCAGATGGGGCGCATCACCGGGCGGGAAGTGCCGCAGGATGAGGATTATGAAACGGCGGCGGATACCATTACGCGGCTGGTATTGGGTGGGGTGGTGTCCGAGCCGGTGAGTGATGTTCGCAGGTTGATGTTTGCGACTTGAGCGGGAGGGTCAGGGCATGATGTCCAGAGGTAGTGCGCGGTCACCTTCCATCCGCTCGTACCATGCTTGGAACTGAGCAGGCAGACGCTTTTTCCATTCCGGTACATTGGTGTAATAACGGGC
The sequence above is a segment of the Pseudomonas sp. HS6 genome. Coding sequences within it:
- a CDS encoding GNAT family N-acetyltransferase; amino-acid sequence: MSLQALRAHAEHLDAVAKLFDGYRGFYGQPSNLAQSRAFIAERMAGNESAIFLVEDERGEALGFVQLYPTFSSIDAHRTWLLSDLFTTPAARGRGVGRLLMNTARDFALETGAKGLVLETATDNFTAQGLYESLGWVRDTGYYTYVLDLRQG
- a CDS encoding TetR/AcrR family transcriptional regulator, which encodes MSSIRERNQQQILKAASEEFAANGFDATQTRDIASRAGVPKANLYYYFQSKENLYGKVLLGFVEPLLEASAVLRESDDPLIGLRAYVAARIRIAREHPAIAKVFSGELLLGGRQLPDECRDLLHAEARRNVECLRSWIERGLLAPVDPEHLMLFIWSATRTYTNIGWQMGRITGREVPQDEDYETAADTITRLVLGGVVSEPVSDVRRLMFAT